The genomic window CGCGCCGCGCGGCCGTCCTGGGTCGGCACGGTGGCGGTCTCGGCGAACTCCTCGGTGGCGCCCTCCTCGCCGCCGAGCGCCTGGACCAGCTTCTGCACGATCGACTGCGCCGAGACGTGGCCCTCGCCGATCGCCGCGTAGAGCGAGGAGATGTCCGGGTAGCGCATCTCGTGCGCCAGGGTGACCAGCGAGTCGCCGGTCAGGATCCGCTGGATCGGCAGGCCCTGCTTGCGCATCGCACGGGCGATCGACTCCTTGCCCTGCTCGATCGCCTCCTCGCGGCGCTCCTTGGAGAACCACGCCTTGATCTTGTTCCGGGCGCGCGGCGACTTGACGAAGCCGAGCCAGTCGCGGGACGGCCCGGCGCCCTCGGCCTTGGAGGTGAAGACCTCCACCAGGTCGCCGTTCTCCAGCGTCGACTCCAGCGGCACCAGACGCCCGTTGACCCGGGCCCCTATGCAGCGGTAACCGACCTCGGTGTGCACCGCGAAGGCGAAGTCCACCGGGGTGGCGCCCGCGGGCAGCGCTATCACGTCGCCCTTGGGGGTGAAGACGAAGACCTCGTTGTTGGACAGGTCGAAGCGCAGCGACTCGAGGAACTCGCTCGGGTCCTCGGTCTCCTTCTGCCAGTCCAGCAGCTGGCGCAGCCAGGCCATCTCGTTGACCGCGCCGGCCTTGTCGTCCTTGCGGACCTGGGCCGGGGTGTCGGTGCGCACCTTGGAGGCACCGGCCACCGCGCGCTGCTTGTACTTCCAGTGCGCGGCGATGCCGTACTCGGCGCGGCGGTGCATGTCGAAGGTGCGGATCTGCAGCTCGACCGGCTTGCCGCCGGGACCGATCACCGTGGTGTGCAGCGACTGGTACATGTTGAACTTGGGCATCGCGATGTAGTCCTTGAACCGGCCGGGGACCGGGTTCCACCGCGCGTGGATGGTGCCGAGCGCCGCGTAGCAGTCGCGGACGGTGTCGACCAGGACCCGGATGCCCACCAGGTCGTAGATCTCGGCGAAGTCGCGGCCTCGGACGATCATCTTCTGGTAGACCGAGTAGTAGTGCTTCGGCCGACCGGTCACCGAGGCGGAGATCCGGGCGCCGCGCAGGTCGCCCTGGACCTGGTCGATCACGGTGGCCAGGTACTCGTCCCGCTTGGGGGCGCGCTCGGCCACCAGGCGCACGATCTCGTCGTACATCTTCGGGTAGAGGATGGCGAAGGCCAGGTCCTCCAGCTCCCACTTGATGGTGTTCATGCCCAGCCGGTGCGCCAGCGGGGCGTAGATCTCCAGCGTCTCGCGGGCCTTCTTCTCCTGCTTCTCCCGCTTGAGGTAGCGCATGGTGCGCATGTTGTGCAGCCGGTCGGCGAGCTTGATCACCAGGACCCGGGGGTCCTTGGCCATCGCGACGACCATCTTGCGAACCGTTTCCGCTTGCGCGGCCTCGCCGAACTTGACCTTGTCCAGCTTGGTGACGCCGTCGACCAGCAGGGCGACCGAGTCGCCGAAGTCCTGGCGCAGGGTCTCCAGGCCGTAGTCGGTGTCCTCGACGGTGTCGTGCAGCAGGCCGGCCATCAGGGTCGGCGCGTCCATCCCGAGCTCGGCCAGGATGGTGGCGACCGCCAGCGGATGGGTGATGTACGGGTCGCCGCTCTTGCGCTTCTGGCCGCGGTGCCAGCGCTCGGCGACCGCGTAGGCGCGCTCGATGTCGCGCAGCAGCGCCGGGTCGGCCTTCGGGTCGCCCGCCCGGATGGTCCGGAAGAGCGGCTCCAGGACCGGGTTGAGCACCGCTTGGCGCTGACCGCCGAAGCGGGCCAGGCGGGCCCGCATGCCGCCGGAGGAGGAGGCCTGGCGCAGGGCGGGGGTGACCGCGCGGGCCAGGCCGGACGGGGACGCCGCCGGGCGCATCGGAGTGGCCCCGGCGGGCGCGGGCTTGTCGCCCGCCGGCGGTTGGCCGGCCGGCTGGCCGTCCTGGGCTGCGGCCGTGGGCACTACCTCGTCGGGCAAAGACACTCCTCGGTACGCACCGGTTGAACCTTCATGGTACCGAGCGTGACCCGCGGGTGTTCCGCCGCCCGTGCCTGACATGCCGGGAGCGGTGACCGCACAGGCGGTCACCGCTCCCGAAGCCGTCCGGCGCTCGTGCCCGAGCGCGCCGCTCACACCGTGATCAGCGTCTCCAGCGGAGCACCGGCCAGGTGGGTGGAGAGCCGCTCGCGGCCGTCCAGGAAGCCCAGCTCCATCAGCACCACCACGCCCACCAGCGTCGCCCCGGCGCGCTGCACCAGGTCGAGCGAGGCCGCGATGGTGCCGCCGGTGGCCAGCACGTCGTCCACCACCAGCACCCGCTCACCGGGCGCGAAGGCGTCGCACTGCACCTCCAGGGTGGCCGAGCCGTACTCCAGGTCGTAGGACTGCTCGAAGACCTCGCCGGGCAGCTTGCCCTTCTTGCGGATCGGCACGAAGCCGAGCCCGGCGGCGAACGCCGCCGGGGCCGCGAGCACGAACCCGCGTGCCTCCAGGCCCACCACCTTGGTCGCGCCCAGCTCCCGCGCCCGGTCCGCCAGCGCCCGGGTGAGCGCGGCGAACGCCTCGGCGTCGGCCAGCAGCGGGGCGATGTCCTTGAACAGCACCCCGGGCTTCGGGTAGTCGGGCACGTCCTTGATCCGGCTGTTGAGCAGCTCGGTCAAGGCGGTGTCAGCGGAGGTCACAGGAGTCCTTTGGTCGTCAGTGCTTGCCGGACGGTCGGCCCTTGCCGCGGGCGCGACTGACCGGCTGGTTGCGCTGTCCGACCATACCCGCCGCGACGCCGGCCGCCTGACCCTGCGCCGACTCGTCGTCAGCGTCGTCCAGCGGCGCCTCGCCCGCCTCGGCGGCCTTGGCCGCCGCCTTGGCGTCGGCCGAGCGCCGCTGCGCGACCCGCTTGGCCAGCGCCCGCATCTCCGGGGTCTGCTCCTTGAGCTGCGCGAGCAGCGGGGTGGCGACGCAGATCGAGGAGTAGGCACCGGCGGAGAGGCCGATGAAGAGGGCCAGCGAGATGTCGTTCAGGGTGCCGGCGCCGAGCAGGCCGCCACCGATGAACAGCAGCGCCGCGACCGGCAGCAGGGCGACCACGGTGGTGTTGATCGACCGGACCAGGGTCTGGTTGAGGCCCGCGTTGGCCGCCTCGCTGTAGGTGAGCTTGTTCTGCTTCTCGATGCCCTTGGTGTTCTCGCGCACGGTGTCGAAGACGACGACCGTGTCGTAGAGCGAGTAACCGAGGATCGTCAGGAAGCCGATCACCGTACCCGGGCTGACCTCGAAGCCGACCAGGGCGTAGACACCGATGGTGATCACCAGGTCGTGGAGCAGCGCGACCAGGGCGGCCAGCGCCATCCGCCACTCGAAGGCGATCGCCAGGTAGGCGGTGACCAGGATCATGAAGATGACCAGGCCGGTGAGCGCCTTCTGGGAGATCTGGTGGCCCCAGCTCGGGCCGACCACCTGGGCGTTGATGTTCGCCTCGGGGATCGACAGGTCACTGGCGAGCTTCTGGGTGACCTCGGCCGAGGGGATCTTCTCGTTGGCGCTGACCTGGATCCGGATCTGACCGTCACCGGTGGACTGCACCTGCGGGGTCGAGTCACCGACGATCTTGTTGACCGAGTCCTGCGCCTGGCTGATCGTCAGGCCGGGCTTCTTGACCGTGTAGACCGAGCCGCCCTTGAACTCGATGCTCAGGTTGAGGCCGACCACGGTCAGGCCGAACAGCGCCGCGGCGGCGATCACCGCGGAGATGCTGTACCAGAGCTTGCGCCGGCCGACGAAGTCGAAGCTGACCTCGCCCTGGTAGAGACGGTGGCCGAGGTTGCTGAAGCGTGACACGACGTCAGGCCTCCTTGACGGCGGCGGAGGTGGCGGGGCGACGGCGGCCGCCGCGCACCGGCGGGCGGGCGCCCAGACGCTTCGGGTCCAGGCCGGACCACGGGTGGCCGCTGGCGAAGAACTTGCGGCGGGCCAGCAGCGTGATCATCGGCTTGGTGAAGAGGAAGATCACCACGACGTCGAGCACCGTGGTCAGACCCAGCGTGAACGCGAAGCCCTGGACCTTGCCGACCGAGCAGATGTACAGCACCGCGGCACAGAGCAGCGACACGAAGTCGGAGACCAGGATGGTGCGCCGGGCCCGCGGCCAGGCGCGCTGCACGGCCGGACGCAGCTGGGCACCCTCACGGACCTCGTCGCGGATGCGCTCGAAGTACACGATGAAGGAGTCGGCGGTGATACCGATCGCCACGATCGCACCGCAGACGGCCGGCAGGTTCAGCGCGAAGCCGATGCTGGCACCGAGCAGGCACATGATCGTGTAGGTCAGGATCGAGGAGACCACCAGACCGGCGATCGAGACCAGGCCCAGGCCGCGGTAGTAGATCAGCGAGTAGAGGACGACCAGCGCCAGGCCGATCGCACCGGCCAGCAGACCGGCGTGCAGCTGGTCACCGCCCAACTGCGGGCTGACGGTGGTGACGTCGCTCTGGTTGAAGCTCAGCGGCAGCGCGCCGAAGCTCAGCACGTTGGCCAGGCTGGTGGCGTCGTCCTGGCTGAAGCTGCCGTTGATCACCGCGTTGCCGCCGGTGATCGACTGGCTGACCATGGGGTGCGAGACGACCTGGCCGTCCAGCACGATGGCGAACTGGTTGGCCGGCGACTGCTGGGCGGCCAGGGCACCGGTGGTGGAGGCGAACGCCTTGGAGCCGGCGTCGTTGAAGGAGAGCTGCACCTGCCAGCCGGCGGCCTGCTGGGTGTCGAAGCCGGCCGTGGCCTTGGTGACGTCCTGGCCCTTGACCTGGACCGGGCCGAGCGCGAACTTGTACCAGCCGTTGCCACCGGTGGCGAGCTTCTCCTTGTCGTAGGAGCACGCGACGGTGTTCTTGGTCGGGTCGGCCTGCTGGTAGTCGATCCGCTGGGTCGGGTTCGAGCAGTCCAGCGCGGTGAACTGCTGCGCCAGGTCCGGCGGCACGGTGCCCGAGGTCAGCGCGGCCGAGATGTCGGCCGGGGCGGTCGGCACGGGCGGGAGCGCGGAGGCAGGGGCGGAGGGGCTGCCGGAGGCCGCGGCGCCGCTGGGCGGCGTGGCGGCACCGGAGGCGCCGGCGCTCGGCGTACCGCTCGGGTCGGCGGCCAGCAGGCCCTCGGAGAGCGCCTTGCCGGCCTTGCTGGCGCTGGCGGAGGCGCTGGGCGTGCCCGCACCGGCGCTGGGCGAACCGGCGCTGGCGCTGGCAGCGGTCGAACCGCTGGCGGAGGCGGAGGCACCGGCCGACGGGCTGGCCGAACCGCTGGCGCTCGGCTGCGCGCTCGGGCTGGCGGGGGGCAGGGTCACACCGGTGGGCGCTTCGGCCAGCACCGGGCGGAAGTACAGCTTGGCCGTGGTACCGACCTGCTTGGCAGCCTGCGCGCTGTTCGTGCCCTTGGGGATGTCAACGATGATGTTGTCGTTGCCCTGGGTCTGAACCTCGGCCTCGGAGACACCGAAAGCGTTGACGCGCTTCTGGATGATCCCGACCGCGATGTCCATGTTGGACTGGTTGATCGCGGCCTTGTCCTGCGAGGAGGCGGTCAGCGTGATGCTGGTGCCACCGGCGAGATCGATCCCGAGGCGAGGCGTCTTGTGGCCTGTCCCGAACATGAGGGCGACCAGTCCGACGGTGACCACCAGGATCAGGGCCAGCGCCCTTCCTGGATAACCGTCGCGCGGACGCGACTTGGGTGCTGCCACCTTGCTCGTTTCTCCCTGTCCCATGCCGCTGGCCCAGCGCCGCCAGCCCGCACTGAGGCAGGAGGCGGCGCTGACCGCGGACAACCGTGAA from Kitasatospora sp. NBC_01250 includes these protein-coding regions:
- the secF gene encoding protein translocase subunit SecF produces the protein MSRFSNLGHRLYQGEVSFDFVGRRKLWYSISAVIAAAALFGLTVVGLNLSIEFKGGSVYTVKKPGLTISQAQDSVNKIVGDSTPQVQSTGDGQIRIQVSANEKIPSAEVTQKLASDLSIPEANINAQVVGPSWGHQISQKALTGLVIFMILVTAYLAIAFEWRMALAALVALLHDLVITIGVYALVGFEVSPGTVIGFLTILGYSLYDTVVVFDTVRENTKGIEKQNKLTYSEAANAGLNQTLVRSINTTVVALLPVAALLFIGGGLLGAGTLNDISLALFIGLSAGAYSSICVATPLLAQLKEQTPEMRALAKRVAQRRSADAKAAAKAAEAGEAPLDDADDESAQGQAAGVAAGMVGQRNQPVSRARGKGRPSGKH
- the secD gene encoding protein translocase subunit SecD, whose translation is MAAPKSRPRDGYPGRALALILVVTVGLVALMFGTGHKTPRLGIDLAGGTSITLTASSQDKAAINQSNMDIAVGIIQKRVNAFGVSEAEVQTQGNDNIIVDIPKGTNSAQAAKQVGTTAKLYFRPVLAEAPTGVTLPPASPSAQPSASGSASPSAGASASASGSTAASASAGSPSAGAGTPSASASASKAGKALSEGLLAADPSGTPSAGASGAATPPSGAAASGSPSAPASALPPVPTAPADISAALTSGTVPPDLAQQFTALDCSNPTQRIDYQQADPTKNTVACSYDKEKLATGGNGWYKFALGPVQVKGQDVTKATAGFDTQQAAGWQVQLSFNDAGSKAFASTTGALAAQQSPANQFAIVLDGQVVSHPMVSQSITGGNAVINGSFSQDDATSLANVLSFGALPLSFNQSDVTTVSPQLGGDQLHAGLLAGAIGLALVVLYSLIYYRGLGLVSIAGLVVSSILTYTIMCLLGASIGFALNLPAVCGAIVAIGITADSFIVYFERIRDEVREGAQLRPAVQRAWPRARRTILVSDFVSLLCAAVLYICSVGKVQGFAFTLGLTTVLDVVVIFLFTKPMITLLARRKFFASGHPWSGLDPKRLGARPPVRGGRRRPATSAAVKEA
- a CDS encoding RelA/SpoT family protein — its product is MPDEVVPTAAAQDGQPAGQPPAGDKPAPAGATPMRPAASPSGLARAVTPALRQASSSGGMRARLARFGGQRQAVLNPVLEPLFRTIRAGDPKADPALLRDIERAYAVAERWHRGQKRKSGDPYITHPLAVATILAELGMDAPTLMAGLLHDTVEDTDYGLETLRQDFGDSVALLVDGVTKLDKVKFGEAAQAETVRKMVVAMAKDPRVLVIKLADRLHNMRTMRYLKREKQEKKARETLEIYAPLAHRLGMNTIKWELEDLAFAILYPKMYDEIVRLVAERAPKRDEYLATVIDQVQGDLRGARISASVTGRPKHYYSVYQKMIVRGRDFAEIYDLVGIRVLVDTVRDCYAALGTIHARWNPVPGRFKDYIAMPKFNMYQSLHTTVIGPGGKPVELQIRTFDMHRRAEYGIAAHWKYKQRAVAGASKVRTDTPAQVRKDDKAGAVNEMAWLRQLLDWQKETEDPSEFLESLRFDLSNNEVFVFTPKGDVIALPAGATPVDFAFAVHTEVGYRCIGARVNGRLVPLESTLENGDLVEVFTSKAEGAGPSRDWLGFVKSPRARNKIKAWFSKERREEAIEQGKESIARAMRKQGLPIQRILTGDSLVTLAHEMRYPDISSLYAAIGEGHVSAQSIVQKLVQALGGEEGATEEFAETATVPTQDGRAARRRRAKGDPGVIVKGVDDVWVKLSRCCTPVPGDPIVGFVTRGNGVSVHRADCVNVDSLTQQPERMIEVEWAPTQSSVFLVAIQVEALDRSRLLSDVTRVLSDQHVNILSAAVQTSRDRVAMSRFTFEMGDPKHLGHVLKAVRGVEGVYDVYRVTSARK
- a CDS encoding adenine phosphoribosyltransferase, yielding MTSADTALTELLNSRIKDVPDYPKPGVLFKDIAPLLADAEAFAALTRALADRARELGATKVVGLEARGFVLAAPAAFAAGLGFVPIRKKGKLPGEVFEQSYDLEYGSATLEVQCDAFAPGERVLVVDDVLATGGTIAASLDLVQRAGATLVGVVVLMELGFLDGRERLSTHLAGAPLETLITV